Genomic DNA from Haloplanus sp. HW8-1:
CGCACGGCGGGTCCAGGCCGAACGGGTTACTGATGCGGTCGGTGACGTTTCGCACGACTACGGCTACGTGCCCAGGAACCTAAATCTACAGTTCGACGCCCGACGGGATGAGGCTCTTCGATCGCAGAAGGCTCCCGTTGGCGTCGTAGACGAGGAAGGTACTCTTTGAGTAGGTCGCTACCGGTTCGCCGTCGATCTGGAGGACGACGCTGTAGCGCCCGCCGTCGTCGCCGGTAGTCTGTCCGTACTCACGGGCGGCGCGGACGAACCGCAACACGTCGTCGGCGTCCTCGTTGAGTTCGAGGAGGAAGTCGCCGGTGATTCGGTCGGTGACGCCCACGACTCCTGTCGCATCGGGCGAATCGAGTGAGTCCTGCAACCGGAAGGTGACGTCCGTCTCGCCCGCTTCCAGGATGTCTCCCTCGGCGTCGGTCAACCGGTCTGTCAACGTCTCCTCGGGGCCGTGGAAGTCGATAACGACCCGGGGTTCGGCCGGCGTCTCCCCGGTCTCCACCCAGTCGATATTGTGTGCTTCCAACTCGAAGTGGTCGCGCCTCATTCCGTAACTCCGTTTTTGGGTTCAGGGGGTATGAACGTAACGCCCCGTGACTTCCCCGGATTCGGCCGAGGATCACGGCGAGA
This window encodes:
- a CDS encoding DUF5793 family protein, with the protein product MRRDHFELEAHNIDWVETGETPAEPRVVIDFHGPEETLTDRLTDAEGDILEAGETDVTFRLQDSLDSPDATGVVGVTDRITGDFLLELNEDADDVLRFVRAAREYGQTTGDDGGRYSVVLQIDGEPVATYSKSTFLVYDANGSLLRSKSLIPSGVEL